Below is a window of Herminiimonas arsenicoxydans DNA.
CGGCGGTTTGCGTCCGGGCGATGTGTTCTCCCGCATCTTCGATGTGCCGCTGGCGATACTTTCGGCCAGCTCGTATCGCGAAGGGGCGGGCACCATGCAAGGCACGCTCGATATTGCCAGTCACATCACCATTATCAGCGGATCGCTAGGCGGCAAGGTATTGCTGCTCGACGATCTTGTGGATTCCGGCGTCACGCTGGCAGAAGTGCAACGTCATCTTGCCGAACAATTCCCCGCCGTAACTGAAGTCAAGTCAGCCGTCATCTGGTACAAGGCTTGCTCATCGACCAAGCCTGACTTCTATCTCGATTATTTGCCCCACAATCCCTGGATACATCAGCCGTTTGAAGAATACGACGGATTGCGTCCGCACCAATTGGCTGCATGGATGAAGAAGGGCGATGCAGAATAGAGATAGCCGCGTTCAGTCACCGGCATGTCACTTTTCACAGGCACTATTGATTTCTATTGCAGCGTGAAAAGTCGTGTATGAATTTTGCAATC
It encodes the following:
- a CDS encoding Putative nucleotide phosphoribosyltransferase (Evidence 3 : Function proposed based on presence of conserved amino acid motif, structural feature or limited homology; Product type pe : putative enzyme) codes for the protein MPESSDKDLWVTWEEYHHAIERLALLVHESGWKFDQVLCLARGGLRPGDVFSRIFDVPLAILSASSYREGAGTMQGTLDIASHITIISGSLGGKVLLLDDLVDSGVTLAEVQRHLAEQFPAVTEVKSAVIWYKACSSTKPDFYLDYLPHNPWIHQPFEEYDGLRPHQLAAWMKKGDAE